The Panthera tigris isolate Pti1 chromosome F3, P.tigris_Pti1_mat1.1, whole genome shotgun sequence genome includes a window with the following:
- the HAPLN2 gene encoding hyaluronan and proteoglycan link protein 2, translating into MPGLLSLPTFCHFLLPWALAIFHKALGDLAPHPGPHYLLPPIHEVIHSRRGATATLPCVLGAPPPSYKVRWSKVEPGELRETLILITNGLHARGYGPLGGRARMRRGHRLDASLVIADVRLEDEGRYRCELINGIEDESVALTLRLEGVVFPYQPSRGRYQFNYYEAKQACEEQDGRLATYAQLYQAWTEGLDWCNAGWLLEGSVRYPVLTARAPCGGPGRPGIRSYGPRDRKRDRYDAFCFTSVTAGHVFFVPGRLTLSEAHAACRRRGATVAKVGHLYAAWKFAGLDQCDGGWLADGSVRFPITSPRPRCGGLPDPGVRSFGFPRAQQAAFGTYCYSE; encoded by the exons ATGCCAGGCCTGCTTAGTCTCCCAACATTCTGCCACTTCCTTCTCCCCTGGGCCCTCGCCATCTTCCACAAAGCGCTGGGGGACCTAG caccccaccccggcccccactACCTCCTGCCCCCCATCCACGAGGTCATTCACTCTCGTCGTGGGGCCACGGCCACGCTGCCTTGCGTCCTGGGCGCCCCGCCTCCCAGCTACAAGGTCCGCTGGAGCAAAGTGGAACCGGGGGAGCTCCGGGAAACGCTGATCCTCATCACCAACGGCCTGCACGCCCGGGGCTACGGGCCCCTGGGGGGGCGCGCCAGGATGCGGAGGGGGCATCGGCTGGACGCCTCCCTGGTCATCGCGGACGTGCGTCTGGAGGACGAGGGCAGGTACCGCTGTGAACTCATCAACGGCATCGAGGACGAGAGCGTGGCGCTGACCCTGCGCCTGGAGG GTGTGGTGTTCCCGTACCAGCCCAGCCGGGGCCGGTACCAGTTCAATTACTACGAGGCGAAACAGGCGTGCGAGGAGCAGGACGGGCGTCTGGCCACCTACGCCCAGCTGTACCAGG CGTGGACCGAGGGCCTGGACTGGTGCAACGCGGGCTGGCTGCTCGAGGGCTCCGTGCGCTACCCCGTGCTCACCGCGCGCGCCCCGTGCGGTGGCCCGGGGCGGCCCGGGATCCGCAGCTACGGGCCCCGCGACCGGAAGCGCGACCGCTACGACGCCTTCTGCTTCACTTCGGTGACTGCAG GCCACGTGTTCTTCGTGCCCGGGCGGCTGACGCTGTCTGAAGCGCACGCGGCGTGCCGGCGGCGCGGGGCCACGGTGGCCAAGGTCGGGCACCTCTACGCCGCCTGGAAGTTCGCGGGGCTGGACCAGTGCGACGGCGGCTGGCTGGCGGACGGCAGCGTGCGCTTCCCCATCACTTCGCCGCGGCCGCGCTGCGGGGGCCTCCCCGACCCCGGCGTGCGCAGCTTCGGCTTCCCGCGGGCGCAGCAGGCGGCCTTCGGGACGTACTGCTACTCGGAGTAG